Within Ictalurus furcatus strain D&B chromosome 3, Billie_1.0, whole genome shotgun sequence, the genomic segment ACATCACTGGATATTATACTGCATGAAATCCAGAGAGCTGTATCAATCCAGCATTTAAACTCACAAATACTCCATGGTAAGTAATTCATGGTGCTGAAAATCCCACTTAAGCGAGTGTTCATTCCTGCTTCATATTGTGTCATCCGCCTGTGGATTAGAGTCCTCAGGGGAGCAGATTATAAAAGCCCATTAGGACACATATTTCTCCTGAGGATTACTGCAGGCCTGGTGATGGACTCCAGAATGGAGTCAATGTCTCCAACAGGAAGAACTAATTTCATTATCGACCCTGTTTGAGGCCGTTCTTTCTTGCAAGGATCATTTCgcaaacagcatgaatccaaCAGGATATGAGTGtctgtgttaaatatattaTGGAGTCTTTCTTCCACCTTGATGTTGACTCTAATAGCTTATTAATGTGCTCCCATTATGAAGCAAAATATTACACTGTCAGGAAAACAGGCATGTGAGAGCTCTGGGGCTTAATCCTAACAACAAAGACGGCCGAATCATATTCCTcataaaattactttattttacaaatgatattTCAGTCTCAGACTGTGTAAACAACCTTTATTCGCTTGGTTTGTACAATAGTAGCAATTTGTCCTCCTTTGGAAACAGTCATTATTCTGTTAGAAAGTTCTGTTACATCTAACAActcaatgacatttttaaactgTTACTCTTTAAGAGTATTAATCaacatttaattcattcatccatcacaTATCAGTTCAAAATATTGATCTTAGAAATGGGTTCACAGTTGTTTTTCAAAATTGCATACACCCCACCTCAAAATACGACTGTTAACTGAATTCACTGAAATAGATGAAATCACATCAATTAACCCTAAACACATCGTTTCAAGAATGTAGTTCATTGAcaaagtatatataaaatatttcaaatcaaTTACATGATTATAATATAAAGTACAACAATAATCGATCCTTATCTGCATTTCATGTACAAGTCTATAGAGAATGGATCTTCAGATTTCTCTGCAAACGGACGGTGTGGCTCAAGGTTTCCTTTCAGAAAAGCAGAAACACTCCTGGTTCCACCcatttaatcagttgagcttggtcCTCAAATGACTATTTTGAGAATCCCATTTGGTTCGAATGAAAGCTTGGAGCCACGACGGCTCTTTGCAGAGAAGATTGAATACCGCTGTTTTAGAATCCCTAATGATCCGAGtaatggcaaataaataaattgaggaTAATTACACAACCACAATGTATATGTCCTTAACGATGTGCATgatgatgtataatgtatataatgacTTTATTTTGTCATGCTTTACCACCACAGCCTGTCGCTAATAATTTAGTGTCCATTGTACATGCTTGAATAAAATCCACCTCTCTCGAATAAGGACATCTTGGTAACACACTGATCAGCCTTATCttctcctcacagctccagggtcctcagtttgatcctgagcttggtttAAAGTTtctatgcatgttctccctatgtccATGTATGTTTCTTCTGGGTTtctccaaaaaacatgccaataAAGTGAATTTTTCAGTGAGTgtttctaaattgcccctatttgtgaatatgtgtgtgtgactctgtGGTGGACTGGCCTCCTATATGGAGTGTATTCCTGCATCATGTCCTCATGCCCactgttcccaggatagactccagatccatcTCAGACCAGGAtaaaagcagttactgaagatggttCGAACATCTCCTCATCAGGAAGCAGAATGCACAATTCCACAGTTGGCGCTTAAACAGGGGAGCTATAGTCTTAACATCCCAGACCGTTGCCAGCCAGCCTGAAGGCACtcttcttttcactttttttttcaaattgattATTTCTATTGGTGGGTTTGAAGATTAGATGGCAGAGAGGATCATGATCCAGGAATTACAGGGACACACAGGTCATTACGCCATTACATCTGTTCTGCTATAAATATAACTGCTGTTAAGAATAAGACCTGGTCAGTGGTCATGGCTGTGTTGTCATGTACTGAAATATCcagcctgtttgttttttttagattcaCATGCAAGGAGAtgagaaatatataaaacatgtactgcacatatatgtatgtaagtacacatgtacacatacaaGTATATGCGCATATCCACATGGATTTTCatttagatatttaaaaattgcaATAATCCTATTTGTACATAGTGtaggaattattatttattttttatttattttactaaaaaacaattttaaaagaaTAGTCTTTGTCACAACACACATTGTAAAGTTTGTGACAGTGTTGTGCTGTCAGAGAATTGGACACATCGTTCGTTTTCTCTGCAGCTGTGTGTCAAGCTCAAGCAGGAGGCCCAGAAAGTTCCTGTTAGGGTAAATCGGTCTCCTCTGGATGACTTGTTGGATGGCAGCACGGAGAGTGAGACGCTGATGTAACATTAAGTAGGACAAGACTAAAGTAGACGAGCGGCTcattcccataatgcaatgcACAAGCACTTTTCCTGTGggtaaaataaacacagtggAAGTagtaaaaacaagcaaacacgAAATGTGTCTTGAAAACCATCATCAAATGTGTTTTCTATCTGTATAATTAAAACAGTAACAAGTTACATACATAATGTTCACTTAAAGTCTATATCGCTCTAGAAGTGCCCTAGAGAAATGTATCTGTAGAGGAATATAATTGaacactataaaaaaaatgctgggttatttttacaACTCAGTTGCTGGGTTCATCTTGTTGGGGCAGGCAGTTGGGCCAATGTGACCCAAATTGGGTTGATAATGAGAAACTGGGGACCTGGAGAACAGCACACTGCTTCAAGTTTCAAGagaaatgtatgtttttgttaGCAGTTGGTTTTAGCTTGCTGACAAAAAGTACACCAGCTAACATAAATTGGTATTTTTCTAAGAACATGTTTAACATTAtattaaattgttaaataattatatttaaggTCACCTTACTTTATTTTGGGCTGCTAAACAACTATTAGTGTCACTTCTAGCTATATAAAAATGCCCATCTTTACCCACAAtttgagttaaaaaaataaataaatcaacacagtAACCAAAACAAACCATGCTAGGTTAGTCCATGTTGTATTCAGCTCTGGGGTTTGGAAATGGACTAAAATTGGGTTACTGTGAACTCAGCAATTTTAGAGTGAAAGTACATCATAAAGACCAAGGTTGTACCTTTGAGGGTACATTACagaatttcttagtatttggcaCGTccctttttttgctttaatgacagtgtgcactcgagctggcatggactccacaaacCTTATGATCTGTTTTAGTTCAAATGCTTCAATAGAAAAGATTAGACATCAGGAAAATGTTATCTtgtgtacaaagcagttaacatggtcattatcacaaatttgcttacatttaaatagccTAGAAAAATTGTTGTTCAAGATATTCAACATttactgaacatttactttctttgtttttaaatatttaaaaatactaaaaccttctgtttatttccaattttaaatagaaaaaaaatcacagattttcaatgtggccttagacttttggaccccactgtatatgtccAAGACATGCACAATCTGTACTGGTAATTAGTACTATATCTGTCCAAACTGTACTGGTAATTAGTACTATATCTGTCCAATCTGTACTGGTAATTAGTACAATATCTGTCCAATCTGTAATAGAAATTAGTACTATATCTGTCTAATCTGTAATAGTTATCAGTACTATATCTGTCCAATCTGTAACAGAAATTAGTACTATATCTATCCAATCTGTAATAGTTATCAGTACTGTATCTGTCCAATCTGTACTGATAATTAGTACTATATCTGTCCAATCTGTACTAGTAATCAGTACTATATCTGTCCAAGCTGTAATAGTAATTAGTTCTATATCTGTCCAATCTGTACTAGTAATTAGTACTATATCTGTCTAATCTGTACTAGTAATTAGTACTATATCTGTCTAATCTGTAATAGTAATTAGTACTATATCTGTCTAATCTGTACTAGTAATTAGTACTATATCTGTCTAATCTGTAATAGTAATTAGTACTATATCTGTCTAATCTGTAATAGTAATTAGTACTATATCTGTACTATATGTGTTATGCTAGTCAATAATAATCAAATCACCTAAGACCCAAAAGTTGCACTTTTTGGTCCTTAGGAAAACAGTGGCTGTTTTTCcttaagcaaaaataaaataaaataaaataaaataaaataaaataaaaatccacagtGGAAAGACTTCATACCGTTTTTCTTCTTGAGGGCTTTGTGAATAAAGTCAGACGCTGACCGGAAGTGCACGCTGATGTCAAACTTGCCTGAGTCTTCCGCTGGTATACCGTGATAAACAAACTCAGTACCGTAATAACTCTCGTCTCCTATACTGCCCTGTTTGGCATGGGCTGCGTTCAGGATGTGGGTGATGCCCAGCTTCTTTAAAGCACTTCTGTTTTGAGCGAAAGCtctggaaaaaagagaaaacatttaGTCTACATTGAGTCTCAGCTTCACCCAGAGTATCACACATCACAACTGTGTGTGCAGATATAACCTGCTTTATGtttcaaaacacaaaaataaatcagaagcAATAGACATGTTCTTGTGTTATTTCGGTCTAAGTGGTATGAGTGTAAGGATCATATAAACGGTAACTATAAGAGTGTTTTTATTAGACTGatattgaaatacatcagttatGTAACACTTACACATTGCCGATGTACAAGTTCGGCCAGACTTCATCGACGGCGCTGAGCTCAAGTTTGCATCCGTCCAGAATATTCTCCAGCGCTCTGATTTCAGCGAGTCCTTGTTTATGTTTCTGGGATGTCATCTCTCTCTGAATTAGCGGTTAAAACCAGTGGATAAGGTCTAAATAGACCGCAGGCGCTGTAACAGCGGGATCTCGAGCTGCGCGTGCTGCAACAGTGTGACGGGCGCGAGCAGGTGCAGCTCTCTCTGTATCCAACTCAGTCATCCGACACACTTAAGTTATATATAATCAGACTCCACAGAGCAGAACAAGGCGGTCAGAGACAAGGCAGAGGCACTGTTTACCCCACACATCACTGCTCATTTCTCCATCGCCCTCTCCTGGTGCTGAGAGTGTCCTGCCCTATTTCTAACATCACAgcactattgttattattatgattacagCCTGCTGTACAAAGCTGTGCTGTAACACAGAGCTGATTCATACAGTAGGAAAATCACACAACTGCTGTATGAATGCATTTtggctttgtttttttataattatttatatgcatGGGTTTATCATTTCTGCTTATTTTTTGTAAAGATTTAATTCtgaattattgatttatttaataaaaaacatatttttgtatttttaggctactgtttaattcattcatgtattcatttattttattataaccaTATTTCTATGATAATTAGGTATGATAATGATATTTTTCGTTTAGGCACAGCGATGAGATCAGACTTGAACCAGTGACCTGCAGCCCCCCAGTGGCTATAGGTGGTACTGCATCAACATGTTATTAAGACGCTAAACGGCAATAAATACCACAAAATTATAATTTtacaatataagtaaataaattcataaatacataaacaaacaaataaatgaatgttagAAACGCATAAAAAACACTGATTTATCtcagattttatatattaatatattcagctcatatatttatatttaagctCCACTCTTGTAGGAAGGCTTTACACTAGATTGTAGAGCATGTCTGTAGGGATTTGCTTATTCAGCCACaagatcaggtactgatgttgagtgaggaggtctggggttcaGTCGgtattccaattcatcccaaaggtgttcaggagggttggggttaggactacttgagttcttccacttcaaccttggcaaagcatgtcttcatagagctcactttgtgcacaggtgcactgccatgctggaacaggtttgggccccttagtttcagtgaagggaaactgtaatgctacagcatacaaagatatttggtacaattgtgtgcttccaactttgtagcaacagtttgaggaagggccacatgtgggtgtgatggtcaacatacttttgaccatatagtgtatatatttattaagtgCTGATTtttgacaaaaataatatacttaTTCTACATGCTGTCATATGTCTGTTCAAGCATCTTTGCCTATTCTCTGTTTTACATGTACTAATACATTTGTCATTAGTTTTCTCCATGCACAGGACAGTCACGTTGAGATTCACTCTTTAGTTCAGAATCCAGATTTATAAGATGCTGGAGAAATCCTCGATTTGGAAAAATCCACCTCTTCTCTTTAACTTTCAGGATAGCATCCACTAAGGTGTAGTTGTGATAGATCATTAAATAAGCCAAGACCAGGGCAGCAGAACGACTTACACCAACAGCACAGTGCACAAAGACTTTGGCTGAGGAAAAAGTGATATTAAATATTAGAAAATGAGTTGATAACTGTCTTTGTAGCTCGAACAGTTTACACAGGATATTAAAAGCGGAATAAACTGATACAAAGTCTATACAAGTAAATATGAATTTATCCTGCATCAattctccaaaacatggaaactacAAAGCATCCAGATATTTAAAGGAACAAAGGTTGTGTAGGTGCAAAATTCAGAAGACGATATTTTCCACAGAGCATATAAACGATCAatttattaaatcattattaaCAATTTCAAAAGCTCAAAAGTATGCAAATAAGAAATTCATAATACGTTGCAATCCACAGAACTGAACAAACAGGAATGAGAATATTAGTATGCGTTCATTAAATTTTTATATGGTGACATTACAGAATTTACCACATTAAAATACCACAATGTGGTATGACAGACAAATGAGTGTGTTGTACCTCTGGGAGTGCTGAGAGCATGATGAATATACTGTGCAGAAGGGTAGAAGAAAGGTGAAATATCAAATGTAGGCAGGTCATTAGCTGCTACACCATAGTATTGCACTGTGGTACCATAGAAATCATCACTACCTTTGCAACATATTTTCCCATGAGCAGCATTCAGAACATGAGTAATACCAAGTCTCCAGAGGCCATATCTGTCATGAGACATGTACCTGTAGAAAGGTCAGaaatatattatacaataaGAGATTATTGATAATGCAAGCTttagtaatatataataaacataaacagacttacatgtctcccagaaacAGACTGGGCCACACTTCATCGACATGGTTACATGATAACTGACCTCTGTGCAGGATTTCCTCCAGCTGCTTAACAGTAGGAGAGTCACATAGACTGGAAATACTGTTTTCGTTTGTGCTTTTAGGAGAATCCACCATCTTTGTGTTGGCTCACTGAATGACATGCCCAGGTGTGTAATCACTGTATTAACTCCTAGTCTCCAGTAGATGTCACTGTATTTGCATTTCATCCAAGCCTACGTTCTCAGACTGTTTTGAACATGCCCTTATCGACTTCCCTTGACCATTTTCCTTTGGGACAATCACTATCTCCATCTTAATGATTGTTACGTTACTGTATTATCTCAACATGTCTTTAGACTTCAGTAGTGGAATGAGCCCAGAAGGCATTGTGATCTGATCTAAGTTCTTtaagtaattataacaatgaaaaaaatgtgtgtgaagctcattcatttatttaacatcattaaccgctttatcttggtcagggttgcagcAGATCTGGAACCTGTCATGGGAACACCGAGGATGGgactttaaataaagttttatatatttaatcagACACTGATGGAACTGCTTAaagtacattgtgtgtgtgtgtgtgtgtgtgtgtgtgtgtgtgtgtgtgttttggcaagAGAAAGTGTATCATTGCAGTTACGTGATGTACTTCTGAATCATTACAAAACATCAGAAAGAATGTGTTAAAACCTACACCGAACCACAAGGGACCAGCTATGTCTGGAAAAGAGCTGTTATTGAGTGTAGGCCAAAAAAAGTTAagcaaatatttgtaaaaacaaacaaacaaacaaacaaaaaacacatttaattcttctaaattattattaaaattcgAACAGTAAAGCGTGTTATAGCCTGGTTTTGGGTGGAACCTCACAATAGGAGAAAGATGTTTAGGGGATGAGCTAGATGGGCAGTGACTAATTTAGCATTCCTGTTGTACCACATATTTAtgtgttctctctttctttctctctatagGAAAAGTGACTATTCCAGTCCAATCCCATCACTTTGTTTTCAAATCCTGTCAAATTCATTCAACCACACTGCTTATAAAACTCAGCACGCAGTATGATGAACAGTGGACATAACTCTGTTTATGAAAATCTGTCGCAACATCtttatttgatgattttttaatgttattagtCTACAGTCGTTTCCGCTGTAAGTCAGTGCAACTGGCTAGAACTTTACACCCAAAAGAAAAGTATGAAATGGTGTACTTGTACTAATGTATGAATGAGGACAGTAATATGTATCATATGGACTCCCAAATTTGAAATTGCCTTCCTTCAATGCTTGGAGTATGAtctgtttatttgattttataccaaaccacttttatttatttttaaagatcgCAGAATGCAGGCCTGggtttactactactactactactactactattactattactactactaccattactaccactactactactactactactattactactactatctatctatctatctatatgtgtatatatatgtaagtTATATATAGTCTATAGATCTATCACATTACTGTTTTCGATCAGACTTTATTGAGAAAATTCAACACTTATTAGTTTTTTTGTAACCCCCCATTTTTACAGATATTAAGTTTTGGCACTGATTGATAATACTTTTACAGATTGTTTTCCCCTCCTCACAACATTCAATTACGTACTGTTCACTTGAACAGCTCTAGTTCCTGTTAAACTAGCGCGTCACTGTTCGGCTGCAGTACGCATGCGCACACTCTTTCTAAATCATCGTTGTGCAAGCGCCTTCTCCATCCAGCGACGGCTCCTCATCTTTTTTCAGAAGTTGGACGTAAACAGAATGAGCTTTTCTGTAAACGAGGCCGGACAATTTAAACACGATACAACAACCTGTTCTGCCGGGCAATAGGGTAGAGTAGTGCGGGTTCTTGTTTTAggcctgttttcttttctttctttaaacagGAACAGGcttgagcgagcgagagagagagagagagagagagagcgcgcgcgagcgagcgagcggCTGGGCCGTGACCGTTTGTATGCATTGAGCCTGTAAGCTAAGCTAGCAGCTTTCCGAGGAGTTTGGACTTCAGCTTCCGTTTACTTCTGTTTGGACTCCTAATATTTGTTGGATGAATAGACAGTTTTATTGATTTTCTCACCTACTCTCTGACGAGCTGAAGCgatatttcttttaaaagctGATTTTCTTGAAGAAGGACCAGCTCTCATTTGACTGCTAAACCCgagaaaataaacagaaggagCGCCAGAAGAGCTAACTAAAGGAGAGGACTACTATTTTGTATCTACGGTCGACTTATTCTCCAGTACCGTTATGGACATGTTTATGTTTAGAGCATACACAGTTTATTGCTCAGTTCTCAGTAGGCTAGTAATTTCCGGCACATCCAACATAA encodes:
- the zgc:153981 gene encoding dual specificity protein phosphatase family protein, translated to MTSQKHKQGLAEIRALENILDGCKLELSAVDEVWPNLYIGNVAFAQNRSALKKLGITHILNAAHAKQGSIGDESYYGTEFVYHGIPAEDSGKFDISVHFRSASDFIHKALKKKNGKVLVHCIMGMSRSSTLVLSYLMLHQRLTLRAAIQQVIQRRPIYPNRNFLGLLLELDTQLQRKRTMCPIL
- the si:ch211-223p8.8 gene encoding dual specificity protein phosphatase 13A family protein isoform X1, encoding MVDSPKSTNENSISSLCDSPTVKQLEEILHRGQLSCNHVDEVWPSLFLGDMYMSHDRYGLWRLGITHVLNAAHGKICCKGSDDFYGTTVQYYGVAANDLPTFDISPFFYPSAQYIHHALSTPRAKVFVHCAVGVSRSAALVLAYLMIYHNYTLVDAILKVKEKRWIFPNRGFLQHLINLDSELKSESQRDCPVHGEN
- the si:ch211-223p8.8 gene encoding dual specificity protein phosphatase 13A family protein isoform X2, whose amino-acid sequence is MVDSPKSTNENSISSLCDSPTVKQLEEILHRGQLSCNHVDEVWPSLFLGDMYMSHDRYGLWRLGITHVLNAAHGKICCKVYSSCSQHSQSSVDCNVL